The proteins below are encoded in one region of Leptotrichia sp. oral taxon 218:
- the rpmA gene encoding 50S ribosomal protein L27, with translation MILKLNLQLFASKKGQGSTRNGRDSNPKYLGIKKYDGEAVKSGNIIVRQRGTKFYAGTNAKLGKDYTLFAVADGFVKFEKFGKGKKRVSIYPERVEA, from the coding sequence ATGATATTAAAATTAAACTTACAGTTATTTGCCTCAAAAAAAGGACAAGGTTCAACTAGAAATGGTAGAGATTCAAATCCTAAATATTTAGGAATTAAAAAATATGACGGAGAAGCTGTAAAATCTGGAAATATTATCGTAAGACAAAGAGGAACTAAATTTTACGCAGGAACTAATGCAAAATTAGGAAAAGATTATACTTTATTTGCAGTAGCTGATGGATTTGTAAAATTTGAAAAATTTGGAAAAGGTAAAAAAAGAGTTAGTATTTACCCTGAAAGAGTTGAAGCGTAA
- a CDS encoding ribosomal-processing cysteine protease Prp: MIKIKIKRKKDRIVYFKISEHAGYADRGEDIVCAAVSSVSQMALNGILEILKLNGKIKYEIDENGKLICDLQNSNLTEEEFKKVDILTESMYSYLSDVADEYKEFVKFE, encoded by the coding sequence ATGATAAAGATAAAAATAAAGCGAAAAAAAGATAGAATTGTGTATTTTAAAATTAGTGAGCACGCAGGTTATGCTGATCGAGGTGAAGATATTGTGTGTGCAGCAGTTTCATCTGTTTCACAGATGGCTTTAAATGGAATTTTAGAAATTTTGAAGTTAAATGGTAAAATAAAATATGAAATAGATGAGAACGGAAAGTTAATTTGTGATTTACAAAATTCTAATTTAACAGAGGAAGAATTTAAAAAAGTCGACATTTTAACAGAGTCAATGTATTCTTATTTGAGTGATGTCGCAGATGAATACAAAGAATTTGTAAAATTTGAGTAA
- the pykF gene encoding pyruvate kinase PykF: protein MKIKMTKVVCTIGPKTESVEMLTKLVESGMNVMRLNFSHGDFAEHGQRIKNIREVMKKTGKEIGILLDTKGPEIRTGKLEGGNDVLLETGKKVIMTTDYDFVGNASKFAVSYPGIIDDLKIGSTVLLDDGLVGLKVEAINKEAGEVECVVTNTGELGETKGVNLPDVSVGLPALAAKDIADLKFGCEQGVDFVAASFIRKASDIAEVRKVLDDNGGKNIQIIPKIESQEGVDNFDEILELSDGIMVARGDLGVEVPAEEVPFMQKMMIRKCNKAGKPVITATQMLDSMIRNPRPTRAEAGDVANAILDGTDAVMLSGESAKGKYPVEAVKMMATISKRTDEFKKFKPVETPGTGISVTEAISSGAVSTTQSLDAKLIVCWTKTGRSPKMIRKYGPTVPIIALTDNEQTARQLALVRGVRAYVEKGLDKTDDFFAKAREIAANHEEAKKGDLVVLVTGISKEGTTNTFRVERIGE from the coding sequence ATGAAAATTAAAATGACAAAAGTTGTTTGTACAATCGGACCAAAAACTGAAAGTGTAGAAATGCTTACAAAATTAGTAGAAAGCGGAATGAACGTAATGAGATTAAACTTCTCTCACGGTGATTTTGCTGAACACGGACAAAGAATCAAAAACATCAGAGAAGTTATGAAAAAAACTGGTAAAGAAATAGGGATTTTATTAGATACTAAAGGTCCTGAAATCAGAACAGGAAAATTAGAAGGTGGAAACGATGTATTACTAGAAACTGGTAAAAAAGTAATTATGACAACTGATTATGATTTTGTCGGAAATGCTAGTAAATTCGCAGTTTCATATCCTGGAATCATAGATGACTTAAAAATTGGAAGTACTGTTTTATTAGATGACGGTTTAGTTGGATTAAAAGTTGAAGCTATCAACAAAGAAGCTGGAGAAGTTGAATGTGTTGTTACAAATACTGGAGAATTAGGAGAAACTAAAGGTGTAAACTTGCCAGATGTTTCAGTTGGTTTACCAGCATTAGCTGCAAAAGATATTGCTGACTTGAAATTTGGTTGTGAACAAGGTGTTGACTTTGTAGCAGCTTCATTTATAAGAAAAGCTTCTGACATTGCTGAAGTAAGAAAAGTGTTAGATGACAACGGTGGAAAAAATATTCAAATTATTCCTAAAATTGAAAGCCAAGAAGGTGTTGACAACTTCGATGAAATCTTGGAATTAAGTGATGGAATCATGGTAGCAAGAGGAGACTTAGGAGTAGAAGTTCCTGCAGAAGAAGTTCCTTTCATGCAAAAAATGATGATCAGAAAATGTAACAAAGCTGGAAAACCAGTTATTACAGCAACTCAAATGTTAGATTCAATGATTAGAAACCCAAGACCTACAAGAGCAGAAGCAGGAGATGTTGCTAACGCTATCTTGGATGGTACAGATGCAGTTATGTTATCAGGAGAATCTGCAAAAGGTAAATATCCAGTAGAAGCTGTTAAAATGATGGCTACTATTTCAAAAAGAACAGATGAATTTAAAAAATTCAAACCAGTTGAAACTCCAGGAACAGGTATTTCTGTTACAGAAGCAATTTCAAGTGGTGCAGTAAGTACTACACAATCATTGGATGCTAAATTAATCGTATGTTGGACAAAAACAGGAAGATCTCCTAAGATGATTAGAAAATATGGACCAACTGTACCTATAATCGCATTAACTGACAACGAACAAACTGCTAGACAATTGGCATTAGTAAGAGGAGTTAGAGCTTACGTAGAAAAAGGATTAGATAAAACTGATGACTTTTTTGCAAAAGCAAGAGAAATTGCAGCTAATCATGAAGAAGCTAAAAAAGGTGATTTAGTAGTATTAGTAACTGGAATTTCTAAAGAAGGAACAACTAATACATTCAGAGTAGAAAGAATTGGAGAATAA
- the rplU gene encoding 50S ribosomal protein L21, translated as MFAVIKTGGKQYKVEVGTVLKVEKLAAEVNSEIEIKEVLMVGEGDNVTVGAPFVEGAKVVAVVKEQGKGEKKINFKYNKKTYYRKKGHRQQYTTIEIKSI; from the coding sequence ATGTTTGCAGTAATTAAAACAGGTGGAAAACAGTACAAAGTAGAAGTTGGAACTGTGTTAAAAGTGGAAAAATTAGCAGCTGAAGTTAATTCAGAAATCGAAATTAAAGAAGTTCTTATGGTAGGAGAAGGTGACAATGTAACAGTTGGTGCTCCTTTTGTAGAAGGTGCAAAAGTTGTAGCAGTAGTTAAAGAACAAGGAAAAGGTGAGAAAAAAATCAACTTCAAATACAACAAAAAAACTTATTACAGAAAAAAAGGTCACAGACAACAATATACAACTATTGAAATTAAATCAATATAA
- a CDS encoding AzlD domain-containing protein, with product MNNLEVFKVIVISALVTVALRLLPLFVKIPKNPIMNKFFEALPYSVLALMVFPDIFTSGGTAPYDIVKILIGMGVVTFLSLKKFGLGIIVSVSLVMIFFFDLAKIYLIK from the coding sequence ATGAATAATTTGGAGGTTTTTAAAGTAATTGTCATTTCAGCGTTGGTAACGGTGGCTTTAAGATTGCTGCCACTGTTTGTGAAGATTCCAAAAAATCCAATAATGAATAAATTTTTTGAAGCATTGCCATATTCAGTACTAGCACTTATGGTTTTTCCAGATATTTTTACTTCGGGCGGTACAGCTCCTTATGACATTGTAAAAATATTGATTGGAATGGGTGTTGTCACTTTTTTGTCGCTGAAAAAATTTGGACTTGGAATTATTGTTTCGGTGTCGCTTGTTATGATATTCTTCTTTGATTTAGCGAAAATTTATTTAATAAAATAA
- a CDS encoding P-II family nitrogen regulator, with amino-acid sequence MKKIEVIIRSDKLEDLKDALTKAKVRGMTVSQVLGHGNQKGYTESFRGQKITPTLLAKLKIEIITQDANVEKLVDIIIDAVYTGEVGDGKIFILPIDDVIRIRTRERGKDAL; translated from the coding sequence ATGAAAAAAATAGAAGTTATAATTCGTTCTGATAAGTTAGAAGATTTAAAAGATGCATTGACAAAAGCCAAAGTCAGAGGAATGACAGTAAGCCAAGTTTTAGGACACGGAAATCAAAAAGGTTACACAGAAAGTTTTCGTGGGCAAAAGATTACGCCGACATTGCTTGCTAAATTAAAAATCGAAATAATTACTCAAGATGCTAATGTTGAAAAATTAGTTGATATTATAATAGATGCCGTTTACACTGGAGAAGTTGGAGATGGAAAAATATTTATTTTGCCAATAGATGATGTGATTAGAATTAGAACGAGAGAGAGAGGAAAAGACGCATTGTAA
- a CDS encoding AzlC family ABC transporter permease — protein MINTEKYLKGLKAGIGMGIAYIPFGLTVGLIAKNNGMYTIVTAAMSFGIYAGGSEAMLLKMVYVQHSTAIEVIISVFMINLRYLLLNLLIFRQLKNGTKLFEKILVGVGLTDETITYAIIKEENSPWYIIGLNTIPYLCYAGSSVLGSLFGNMIPEVFRASLSFILYSIYFSLLVMSLQKLPKFFEVVIYVIAAKLAFMYLPILNKVSSGWAMILIMIGSSLIYAIRHRKDEVKENE, from the coding sequence ATGATTAATACAGAAAAATATCTAAAAGGACTAAAAGCTGGAATTGGAATGGGAATTGCATATATTCCGTTTGGTCTGACAGTTGGGCTGATTGCTAAAAATAACGGAATGTATACGATTGTCACGGCAGCTATGTCATTTGGAATTTATGCTGGCGGCTCGGAAGCAATGCTTTTGAAAATGGTTTATGTGCAACATTCTACAGCAATTGAAGTTATAATTTCAGTATTTATGATAAATTTGAGATATTTGCTTTTAAATTTATTGATTTTCAGGCAATTAAAAAATGGAACTAAATTATTTGAAAAAATACTGGTTGGAGTTGGACTTACTGATGAAACGATAACTTATGCGATTATAAAGGAAGAAAATTCACCTTGGTATATTATTGGACTAAATACAATTCCGTATTTATGCTATGCTGGAAGTTCTGTTCTAGGTTCACTTTTTGGAAATATGATACCTGAAGTTTTCCGTGCAAGCCTAAGTTTTATTTTATATTCGATATATTTTAGTTTGCTTGTAATGTCGCTGCAAAAATTGCCAAAATTCTTTGAAGTCGTAATTTATGTAATTGCCGCAAAACTAGCATTTATGTATTTGCCAATTTTAAATAAGGTAAGCAGCGGATGGGCGATGATTTTAATTATGATAGGTTCAAGTTTAATTTATGCGATAAGACATAGAAAGGATGAGGTAAAAGAAAATGAATAA
- a CDS encoding ammonium transporter — protein sequence MDTASVVFILFSSALVLFMMPGLAFFYGGLGRRKNVINTMMMVILPIAIAVVMWFLVGYSLAFSGNGKFIGNFGNVLFRGVSETASTKGYKIPDAVFALFQMMFSIITVSIATGAVTGRIKFAPFLVFAPIWLIFVYYPLAHMVWGGGLLAKMGALDFAGGDVVHISSGVSGLVLATIIGKRREFTRTEYRPHNVPFVLLGTGILAFGWLGFNAGSALEANSIAIHAFITTMLSLAAATCSWVIIEKLSNGTPTLVGTSTGLVAGLVAITPGAGYVSYGSAILMGLLVSPICYFAISSLKHKLQYDDALDAFGCHGVGGIFGGIATAIFTTPSLTPEKGNFGLLYGGTHLFGATIAAILITAIWAGAFTFVIIKVIGVFLPLRATDREEAVGMDDSEHKETAYPTFMGLDS from the coding sequence ATGGATACAGCAAGTGTAGTTTTTATTTTATTTTCATCAGCATTAGTGCTTTTTATGATGCCGGGACTGGCATTCTTTTACGGAGGTCTGGGTCGAAGAAAAAATGTCATTAATACGATGATGATGGTTATTCTTCCAATTGCTATTGCAGTTGTGATGTGGTTTTTAGTGGGGTATTCCCTAGCATTTTCTGGAAATGGGAAATTTATAGGAAATTTTGGAAATGTTTTATTCCGTGGAGTTAGTGAAACAGCTAGTACAAAAGGATATAAAATTCCAGATGCAGTTTTTGCATTATTTCAGATGATGTTTTCAATAATTACGGTAAGTATTGCAACAGGTGCCGTGACTGGGAGAATAAAGTTTGCGCCGTTTTTAGTTTTTGCTCCAATTTGGCTAATATTTGTTTATTATCCTTTAGCTCACATGGTCTGGGGCGGAGGACTTCTTGCAAAAATGGGAGCATTAGATTTTGCTGGGGGAGATGTCGTTCACATCTCATCAGGAGTGTCTGGACTTGTTTTAGCGACAATTATTGGAAAGAGAAGAGAATTTACAAGAACCGAGTATCGTCCGCATAATGTGCCTTTTGTACTGCTTGGAACAGGAATTTTGGCATTCGGATGGCTAGGATTTAATGCAGGTTCAGCTCTTGAAGCAAATAGTATAGCGATTCACGCTTTTATTACAACAATGCTATCACTTGCTGCGGCAACATGCTCTTGGGTAATTATTGAAAAGTTAAGTAACGGAACTCCTACATTAGTTGGAACTTCAACTGGTCTAGTTGCGGGGCTTGTGGCAATTACGCCAGGTGCAGGTTATGTTTCGTACGGCTCAGCAATTTTAATGGGATTGTTAGTCAGTCCAATTTGCTATTTTGCAATTTCAAGTTTAAAACATAAATTGCAGTATGATGATGCATTAGATGCTTTCGGCTGTCACGGTGTTGGTGGAATTTTTGGAGGAATTGCGACAGCGATTTTTACAACGCCAAGTTTAACACCAGAAAAGGGAAATTTTGGACTTTTATACGGCGGAACTCATTTATTTGGTGCAACAATTGCTGCCATACTGATAACAGCTATTTGGGCAGGAGCTTTTACATTTGTGATAATAAAAGTTATCGGAGTATTTTTACCGCTTAGAGCTACAGATAGAGAAGAAGCTGTGGGAATGGATGACAGTGAACATAAAGAAACTGCTTACCCAACATTTATGGGACTAGATTCTTAA
- a CDS encoding NUDIX hydrolase: protein MDSSFKFLKGEKMLHPTTGITLEYLAKSDAVCIVLFNETKEKVILVKQYRPGPKDYMVEVCAGLIDPGENPDEAVFRELREETGYVKEDLTDIKKLPHGLYVSPGYTTESLHFYGARLKSDKIKPKELSLDHGEDLEVLWVDVKDILNITRDMKTVLAVTYFSKL from the coding sequence ATGGATAGTAGTTTTAAATTTTTAAAAGGGGAAAAGATGTTGCATCCGACAACAGGAATAACATTGGAATATTTGGCAAAATCTGATGCGGTTTGCATAGTTTTGTTTAATGAAACTAAAGAAAAAGTGATTTTGGTAAAACAATATAGACCTGGACCAAAAGATTATATGGTAGAAGTTTGTGCGGGATTAATAGATCCGGGAGAAAATCCTGATGAGGCAGTTTTTAGGGAACTTCGTGAAGAAACAGGGTATGTTAAAGAAGATTTGACGGATATAAAAAAATTGCCACACGGACTTTATGTGTCTCCAGGATACACGACTGAAAGCTTGCATTTTTACGGTGCAAGATTAAAATCTGACAAGATTAAGCCAAAAGAGCTGTCACTTGATCACGGAGAAGATTTGGAAGTTTTGTGGGTTGATGTGAAAGATATTTTGAATATTACACGAGATATGAAGACTGTACTTGCAGTAACTTATTTTTCAAAATTATAA
- the mgtE gene encoding magnesium transporter, with the protein MKDAKNKENFEKDFEENLENKKNKESSEESKKSKENLENLQNSEISEEDVEKLKKEIRERISDDEEVEEEEEEKFSPEEMAQEIQQIETEKELEEYLDDNHSIDVAESFEKLKDDELIRIFELMSDENKAGILEQADEELQTRIIDLLSDEEAIDILGYMSPDDVADILGFIDIQKSKSILNKMKRSQANKIRELLGYEEDTAGGIMTTQYIAFKGNLEVKDVMKKLKDIAPRTEVIETIFVTSKKKELIGEVDLRDILISSDDTKLVDIMDDNPKYVYVEQDQEEVARLVSRYDLKVVPVTNHKKIILGIITIDDIIDVIQEENTEDILKLGGVSEEEEIYSSFWFSVKQRLPWLVINLGTAFLASFVIKLFSGTVEKVVILSSIMTIISGMGGNAGTQALSVTIRALALGEVDFKDTIGIIAKTFLVGAINGALLGLLCGAIIWAFCGNFYMGLIVFLAMVGNLVIACMIGFLIPITLKAMKIDPAMASAVVLTTATDCFGFLIFLSLATVFLNKLV; encoded by the coding sequence ATGAAAGATGCAAAAAATAAAGAAAATTTTGAAAAAGATTTTGAAGAAAATTTGGAAAATAAAAAAAATAAAGAAAGTAGTGAAGAGAGTAAAAAAAGTAAAGAAAATTTAGAAAATTTGCAAAATTCAGAAATTTCAGAAGAAGATGTAGAAAAATTAAAAAAAGAAATTAGAGAGCGTATTTCGGACGATGAAGAAGTTGAAGAAGAAGAGGAAGAAAAATTTTCACCTGAAGAAATGGCACAGGAAATTCAGCAAATTGAAACTGAAAAAGAACTGGAAGAGTATTTGGATGACAATCATTCGATTGATGTTGCAGAAAGTTTTGAAAAACTTAAAGACGATGAATTAATAAGAATTTTTGAGCTTATGAGCGATGAGAATAAAGCGGGAATTTTGGAACAGGCAGATGAAGAGCTGCAAACTAGAATAATAGATTTACTTTCAGACGAAGAAGCAATTGATATTTTAGGTTACATGTCGCCAGATGATGTTGCCGATATTTTGGGATTTATTGATATTCAAAAAAGTAAATCGATACTTAATAAAATGAAGCGTTCACAGGCAAATAAAATAAGGGAATTGTTGGGTTATGAAGAAGATACCGCCGGAGGTATCATGACGACTCAGTACATAGCATTTAAAGGAAATCTTGAAGTAAAAGATGTCATGAAAAAATTAAAAGATATTGCTCCAAGAACCGAAGTTATAGAGACAATCTTTGTGACGAGTAAAAAAAAAGAGCTTATAGGTGAAGTCGATTTAAGAGATATTTTAATTTCTTCCGATGATACAAAATTAGTGGATATTATGGACGATAATCCAAAATATGTCTATGTCGAGCAGGATCAGGAAGAAGTGGCAAGGCTAGTATCAAGATATGATTTAAAAGTTGTTCCAGTTACAAATCACAAAAAAATTATTTTGGGAATCATTACGATAGATGACATAATAGATGTAATTCAAGAAGAAAATACAGAAGATATTTTAAAATTAGGAGGAGTTTCGGAAGAAGAAGAAATTTATTCAAGTTTTTGGTTTTCAGTAAAACAGAGACTCCCGTGGCTTGTAATAAACTTGGGGACAGCGTTTTTAGCATCATTTGTGATAAAACTATTTTCGGGAACTGTGGAAAAAGTGGTTATTTTATCGTCAATAATGACTATTATTAGCGGAATGGGCGGAAATGCAGGAACACAAGCGCTTTCAGTGACAATTAGGGCGTTGGCGCTGGGAGAAGTTGATTTTAAAGATACAATAGGAATAATCGCAAAAACTTTTTTGGTTGGAGCAATTAACGGAGCGCTTTTAGGGCTTTTGTGTGGCGCAATAATATGGGCATTTTGTGGAAATTTTTATATGGGACTTATCGTATTTTTAGCGATGGTAGGAAATTTAGTAATTGCTTGTATGATTGGATTTTTAATTCCGATTACATTGAAGGCTATGAAAATTGATCCAGCGATGGCGTCAGCTGTTGTGCTTACGACTGCGACAGATTGTTTTGGATTTTTAATTTTTTTGAGTTTAGCGACAGTGTTTTTGAATAAATTAGTTTAA
- a CDS encoding DUF4272 domain-containing protein, which yields MKHYHFNKRNLVRDEKKWDFSDFIPPLSEKMFENFEQTKEDVDRIERNIKLMEKDKLPFYDKMEVNISEKNVKIRKKWEIIRKVVAVVITRIAAQTFLEKKENMLKNLSEIIEIFERKYQFKEILTKREKEFLENKVENSQLNVEFYFRLETAQTLLWILSAGKLPNLNNFSDLTEIIEILENENLKSFARKCEIRSKNQILDALDYMYRLNWANVEVKLNGYDRIVNESILYFTRLGLEWAVQSDIPMEKIVIHT from the coding sequence TTGAAGCATTATCATTTTAACAAAAGAAATCTTGTGCGAGATGAAAAAAAATGGGATTTCTCAGATTTTATTCCGCCACTTTCTGAAAAAATGTTTGAAAATTTTGAGCAGACAAAAGAAGATGTTGACAGAATAGAAAGAAATATAAAATTAATGGAAAAAGATAAGTTGCCATTTTATGATAAAATGGAAGTGAATATTTCTGAAAAAAATGTAAAAATAAGAAAAAAATGGGAAATTATAAGAAAAGTTGTAGCAGTTGTCATAACTAGAATTGCGGCTCAGACATTTCTTGAAAAAAAAGAAAATATGCTAAAAAATTTGAGCGAAATAATCGAGATTTTTGAGAGAAAATATCAGTTTAAAGAGATTTTGACAAAGAGAGAAAAGGAATTTCTAGAAAATAAAGTGGAAAATTCTCAATTAAATGTAGAATTTTATTTTAGACTGGAAACGGCACAGACGCTTTTGTGGATTTTGTCTGCTGGTAAATTGCCAAATTTAAATAATTTTTCTGATTTGACGGAGATAATTGAGATTTTAGAAAATGAAAATTTAAAATCATTTGCAAGAAAATGTGAAATTCGTTCCAAAAATCAGATTTTGGATGCGCTTGATTACATGTATCGGCTAAATTGGGCTAATGTAGAAGTAAAATTAAATGGTTATGACAGAATTGTAAATGAAAGTATTTTATATTTTACAAGATTAGGACTTGAATGGGCAGTTCAAAGTGACATACCAATGGAAAAAATAGTGATTCATACATAA
- a CDS encoding ABC-F family ATP-binding cassette domain-containing protein, with translation MISTSNLSVQFGSRKLFDEVNIKFTEGNCYGIIGPNGAGKSTFLKVLTGEMESTSGEVIIDKGKRLSFLKQDHFAYEDEEVLNVVMMGHARLYDIMKQKEALYSKEEFTEEDGNLAAELEGEFAELDGWDAETNAEKFLIGLGINAELHHKLMKELTEPEKVKVLLAQAIFGNPDILLLDEPTNGLDLHAVKWLEDFLMDLENTTVLVVSHDRHFLNKVCTHIADIDYGKIKMFVGNYDFWYESNQLMQDLIRNQNKKLEQKKKELQDFIARFSANASKSKQATSRKKQLEKLQFEDMQISNRKYPYIEFKPEREAGNNMLKVENLSKTVDGEKVIDNISFTINTGDKVVILSNNDIAKTTLFQLLAGEIEPDEGKIEWGVTTSQSYFPKDNSEYFEGVDLSLIDWLRQFSSDQHEEYVRGFLGRMLFSGEEATKKAKVLSGGEKVRCMLSKMMLSNANVLLLDNPTDHLDLESITSLNKSLERFPGTILFTTHDHEFIQTIANKIIEITPKGILEKEMEYDDYLNDENVQKKLEEMYK, from the coding sequence TTGATATCTACAAGTAACTTATCAGTTCAATTTGGTTCAAGAAAACTTTTTGACGAAGTAAATATAAAATTTACAGAAGGAAACTGCTATGGAATAATTGGTCCAAATGGAGCTGGAAAATCTACATTTTTAAAAGTTTTAACAGGGGAAATGGAGTCAACTTCAGGTGAAGTTATTATAGACAAAGGGAAAAGATTGTCATTTTTAAAACAAGATCACTTTGCCTACGAAGATGAAGAAGTTTTAAATGTGGTAATGATGGGACACGCAAGATTATATGACATCATGAAGCAAAAAGAAGCGCTTTACTCAAAAGAAGAATTTACTGAAGAAGATGGAAATTTAGCAGCTGAACTAGAAGGTGAATTTGCTGAACTAGACGGATGGGATGCTGAAACAAATGCTGAAAAATTTTTAATTGGACTTGGAATTAACGCTGAATTACATCACAAACTAATGAAAGAGTTGACAGAACCTGAAAAAGTAAAAGTGCTACTTGCACAGGCAATTTTTGGAAATCCAGATATTTTATTATTAGATGAGCCTACAAATGGACTTGACTTACATGCTGTAAAATGGCTGGAAGATTTTTTGATGGATTTGGAAAATACGACAGTTTTAGTCGTTTCGCACGATAGACACTTTTTAAACAAAGTTTGTACTCACATTGCCGACATTGATTACGGAAAAATTAAGATGTTCGTTGGAAACTATGATTTTTGGTATGAATCAAATCAATTAATGCAAGATTTAATAAGAAACCAAAATAAAAAACTAGAACAGAAGAAAAAAGAATTACAGGACTTTATCGCTCGATTTTCTGCCAACGCCTCAAAATCAAAACAAGCGACTAGCCGTAAAAAGCAACTAGAAAAACTGCAATTTGAAGATATGCAAATCTCAAACCGTAAGTATCCATATATTGAATTTAAACCTGAGCGTGAAGCTGGAAACAACATGTTAAAAGTGGAAAATTTATCAAAAACTGTAGATGGAGAAAAAGTAATTGACAATATTTCATTCACAATAAATACTGGTGACAAAGTTGTAATTTTATCAAATAATGATATCGCCAAAACTACTCTTTTCCAACTTTTAGCTGGAGAAATTGAGCCTGATGAAGGAAAAATTGAATGGGGAGTTACAACTTCTCAAAGCTATTTTCCAAAAGACAATTCAGAATACTTCGAAGGTGTGGATTTATCTCTAATTGACTGGCTAAGACAATTTTCAAGCGACCAACATGAAGAATATGTGAGAGGGTTTTTAGGAAGAATGTTATTCTCTGGCGAAGAAGCCACAAAAAAAGCAAAAGTCTTATCTGGAGGAGAAAAAGTAAGATGTATGCTGTCAAAAATGATGTTGTCAAACGCAAATGTACTTCTATTAGATAATCCAACTGACCATTTAGATTTGGAAAGCATTACATCGCTAAATAAGTCTCTTGAGAGATTTCCTGGAACAATTTTATTTACAACGCATGACCATGAATTTATTCAAACAATTGCAAACAAAATAATTGAAATCACGCCAAAAGGAATACTTGAAAAAGAAATGGAATATGACGATTATTTAAATGATGAAAATGTTCAAAAAAAATTGGAAGAAATGTATAAATAA
- the pfkA gene encoding 6-phosphofructokinase, translating into MKKIAILTSGGDSQGMNTAIRAVTKAAINKGMEVYGIKRGYKGMLEDQITPLTLLDVSGIADKGGTILLSARLPEFKDPEVRAKAAANLKKYGIDGLVVIGGDGSFHGAHYLYEEHGIKTIGIPGTIDNDVAGTDYTIGYDTALNIILDAISKLKDTATSHERTYLVEVMGRNCGDLALYSAIAGGASGVMIPETESSIDDLAEVIKKRRAEGKLYDIIVVAEGVGNVVHLKEELSKRVDTSIRVTILGHIQRGGAPTAADRILATRLAVKAVELIEEGKGGLMVGIQSEEVTTHKLSYAWENYSKASSADYAVANMLSL; encoded by the coding sequence ATGAAAAAAATCGCAATTTTAACAAGTGGGGGAGACTCACAAGGTATGAATACAGCGATAAGAGCTGTGACAAAGGCTGCCATTAACAAAGGAATGGAAGTTTATGGCATAAAAAGAGGATACAAAGGTATGCTTGAAGATCAAATTACTCCATTAACATTATTGGATGTAAGTGGAATTGCTGATAAAGGAGGAACAATTTTATTATCAGCAAGATTGCCTGAATTTAAAGATCCTGAAGTTAGGGCAAAAGCGGCGGCTAATTTGAAAAAATATGGAATTGACGGATTAGTTGTAATTGGTGGAGATGGATCGTTCCATGGGGCACATTACTTATATGAAGAACATGGAATCAAAACAATCGGAATTCCAGGAACTATTGATAATGATGTAGCCGGAACTGATTACACAATTGGTTATGATACAGCATTAAACATTATATTGGATGCAATTTCAAAATTGAAAGATACGGCAACTTCTCACGAAAGAACATATTTAGTTGAAGTAATGGGAAGAAACTGTGGAGATTTAGCGCTTTATTCTGCAATCGCAGGAGGTGCAAGTGGAGTTATGATTCCAGAGACTGAAAGTTCAATTGATGATTTAGCTGAAGTAATCAAAAAAAGACGTGCTGAAGGTAAGTTGTATGACATAATTGTTGTTGCTGAAGGTGTTGGAAATGTTGTTCATCTTAAAGAGGAATTATCAAAAAGAGTTGACACAAGTATAAGAGTTACAATTTTGGGTCATATTCAAAGAGGTGGAGCTCCAACAGCAGCTGATAGAATTTTAGCTACAAGATTAGCTGTTAAAGCTGTTGAATTAATTGAAGAAGGAAAAGGTGGATTAATGGTTGGAATCCAAAGTGAAGAAGTTACAACTCATAAATTATCATATGCTTGGGAAAATTACTCAAAAGCCTCTTCAGCTGACTATGCAGTTGCAAATATGTTATCACTATAA